GAGCTGGGTCAGGAGGTGCGGGTATTTCGCAACGACGAGATCACGCTGGAGGAGATCGAGGCGCTCAAGCCTCAATACATCGTCATCAGCCCCGGGCCCTGCACGCCCAACGAGGCTGGCGTGTCGGTGCCGCTGATCCAGCGCTTCGCGGGCAAGGTTCCCATCCTGGGCGTGTGCCTGGGGCATCAGGCGATCGGCCAGGCTTTCGGCGGCCGGATCGTGCATGCCAGGCAACTGATGCACGGCAAGACTTCGCGCATCCGCCACACGGGGGAGGGCGTGTTCCAAGGGCTGCCGGACGGCTTCGAGGCGACGCGCTACCATTCCCTGGTGATCGAGCGCGCGAGCCTGCCCGACTGCCTCGGGGTGACGGCCTGGACCGACGATGGGGAGATCATGGGGGTGCGGCACAAGCGGCTGGCGGTGGAGGGGGTGCAGTTCCACCCCGAATCCATCCTGACCCAGCACGGCCACGCGCTGCTGCGGAACTTTTTGCGACAGACAGGACAGCGGGAAAGCCCCCTCCCTGAAGGGGAAGGGGAAGGGAGAGGCTGAGGGATCGAAGGGACACGAAACATGACGCCCCAGGAAGCATTGAACCGACTCATCGACAACCGGGAGATCTTCCACGACGAGATGCTCTCGGTCATGCGTCAGATCATGGGCGGCGAAATGACGCCGACCCAGATCGCCGGCATCCTCATCGGCCTGCGGGTCAAGAAGGAGACCATCGGCGAGATCACCGCCGCGGCCCAGGTGATGCGGGAGTTCGCCACCGCCGTGCCGGTGGCGGACGGCACCCACCTGGTGGACACCTGCGGCACGGGAGGGGACAACGCCCACACGTTCAATGTGTCCACGGCCTCGGCCTTCGTCGCGGCGGCGGCGGGCGCCCGGGTGGCCAAGCACGGCGGACGGTCGGTGTCGTCCAAGAGCGGCAGCGCCGACGTCCTGGAGGCCCTGGGCGCCAATGTCCATCTGACCCCGGCGCAGGTCGCCCAGTGCATCGACCAGGTGGGCATCGGCTTCATGTTCGCCCCCGATTTCCACGCGGCCATGAAGCATGCCGCCCCCGTGCGGCGCGAGCTCGGCGTGCGCACCCTGTTCAACATTCTGGGGCCCCTGACCAACCCCGCGGGCGCCCGAAACCAGCTTCTCGGCGTGTTCCATCCGGACCTGGTGGGCATCCAGGTGCGGGTGCTGGAGCGGCTGGGCAGCCGCCACGTGATGGTGGTGCACGGCCTGGACGGCATCGACGAGATCTCCATCTGCGCCGAGACCCTGGTGGGGGAACTCAAGGACGGGGAGATTTCCGAGTACACGTTGCATCCCTCCCGCTTCGGCATGAAGACGGCCGAGCCTGCCGCCATCCGGGTGGAGGATGCCGCCCAGGCGAAAGCCATGCTGCTCGGCGTGCTGGACAACGTGCCCGGGCCGGCGCGGGACATCGTGCTGCTCAATGCCGGCGCCAGCCTCTACCTCGCCGGCGTCGCGAAGAGCCTGGAGCAGGGCGTCGAGCAGGCGGCCGCCGCGGTGGAGAGCGGGGCGGCGCGCAAGAAGCTCGAGGCGTTCATCGAGTTCACGAACCGGTTCGGACGTTGAACCGCGAGCCACTTCGATGCCGTTCCGTGAAGGAGGGCGCCCGCGGGGCCGACGCGCGACAGACCTCCAGGATCGCGGCCTGTGGCCGTCAGCCACGAATTCGAGGCTGCTTCTGCTCTGCGTCCATCGCCTCCAATGGTGAAACCGATGCCTGATGTCCTGACGCGCATTCTCGCCGCCAAGGCGGAAGAAGTGGCGGCGGCCAAGGCGGCGCGGCCTTTTGCGCAGATGCGCGCGCAAGCGCTGGCGGCCGCGCCGGCGCGCGACTTCGTCGGCGCCATCCGTTCCCGCGTCGAGGCGGGTCGTCCGGCCGTCATCGCCGAGATCAAGAAGGCGAGCCCGAGCAAAGGCGTGCTTCGGGAGGCGTTCGATCCCGCCGCCATCGCGCAAAGCTACGCCGCCCATGGGGCGGCCTGCCTCTCGGTGCTCACCGACACCCCCTTCTTCCAGGGCGGCGCCGGGGATCTGAAAGCGGCACGGGCGGCCTGCGGGCTTCCAGTGCTGCGCAAAGACTTCATCCTCGATCCCTACCAGGTCTTTGAAGCGCGGGCCATGGGCGCCGACTGCATCCTCCTGATCGTCGCGGCGTTTCGGCTGCCCGGGGGCGCCGAGGGGGCAGGCCCTTCTTCCCGCCGCGCCCCCGGCTACGACCTCGCCCGCCTGCAAGCGCTCGAATCCGCCGCCCATTCCCTGGGCATGGCCGTCCTGGTGGAAGTCCACGACGCCGACGAGCTGGCGGCGGCGCTCACGCTCACCACGCCCCTGCTCGGCATCAACAACCGGAATCTTCGCACCTTCGAGACCCGCCTGGAGACCACCCTGGACCTCCTGCCCCGGGTGCCCTCGGACCGGATCGTGGTCACTGAAAGCGGCATCCTCGCCCCGAGCCATGTGGCCCGTCTGCGCGCCCGGGGAGTCCACGCTTTTCTGGTCGGGGAGGCCTTCATGCGCGCCCCCCACCCCGGCGTGGCGCTGGAGCAGCTGTTTTTCCAGGGAGGGATGAACGAGACGCCTGGCGCTTGATGAATCAGGCAAAGAGCTTCAGCAGCACACCCGCCGCTGAAGCGCGGGATTGAAACGGACTATCCACCGCACGGTGCCGAACTGCCCCTGCAAGTCTCTCTTATTGAGCTTCCGGTCGAAGACGCTCATTAAGCAGCGGCGTGCCCGCCCCAGCGCTTCTGCCGGTGCGCTTCGCTCTACGCATCCGACGGCCCGAACGAGATGTTCAAGGGGAACCCGGGCAGATCAGGGGCACGGTGGGGAAATACGTCCGATATCGCTTGGCGTCCCGGGTCAACAGGGCCATTTTTTCCACTGCGGCGTGGGCGCCGATAAAGAAATCCGGCAATGGAGAGCGCCTGGCGCCCTGCCTTTTCCGGTACTGCAAGAAACACATGGCCGCGAGAAAGGCGGCGGTCCAGGGCAGCGCGGCGTACTCGAAGTCATCCGGCGACAGCACCGCCTGCACGTCCTCGATCGTCTTGAATCCCACGGACACTTCGGAAAAAGATGTGATGGGATTGATGACCAGCGTGCTGTCCTCGGCGACCGTTTGAGCTGAGCCTCCGACCAATCCGCCCATTGGGAGTCGCCCTTGACCACGTCCAGAATGACATTGCTGTCCACCAGGACCCGCGGCGTCATTCGCTCCCCCGGGTGTGGGCCATGATTTCGTCAGTGGTCATGTCGATCGTCGGCTTCACCCGGCGCATTCGCTCGATCAGCCGCTCCCCGCGGCTTTTTGGCCCGCGGGCTTTTTTGAT
This portion of the Pelomicrobium methylotrophicum genome encodes:
- a CDS encoding anthranilate synthase component II, translating into MLLMIDNYDSFTYNLVQYLGELGQEVRVFRNDEITLEEIEALKPQYIVISPGPCTPNEAGVSVPLIQRFAGKVPILGVCLGHQAIGQAFGGRIVHARQLMHGKTSRIRHTGEGVFQGLPDGFEATRYHSLVIERASLPDCLGVTAWTDDGEIMGVRHKRLAVEGVQFHPESILTQHGHALLRNFLRQTGQRESPLPEGEGEGRG
- the trpD gene encoding anthranilate phosphoribosyltransferase, whose translation is MTPQEALNRLIDNREIFHDEMLSVMRQIMGGEMTPTQIAGILIGLRVKKETIGEITAAAQVMREFATAVPVADGTHLVDTCGTGGDNAHTFNVSTASAFVAAAAGARVAKHGGRSVSSKSGSADVLEALGANVHLTPAQVAQCIDQVGIGFMFAPDFHAAMKHAAPVRRELGVRTLFNILGPLTNPAGARNQLLGVFHPDLVGIQVRVLERLGSRHVMVVHGLDGIDEISICAETLVGELKDGEISEYTLHPSRFGMKTAEPAAIRVEDAAQAKAMLLGVLDNVPGPARDIVLLNAGASLYLAGVAKSLEQGVEQAAAAVESGAARKKLEAFIEFTNRFGR
- a CDS encoding indole-3-glycerol phosphate synthase TrpC — its product is MPDVLTRILAAKAEEVAAAKAARPFAQMRAQALAAAPARDFVGAIRSRVEAGRPAVIAEIKKASPSKGVLREAFDPAAIAQSYAAHGAACLSVLTDTPFFQGGAGDLKAARAACGLPVLRKDFILDPYQVFEARAMGADCILLIVAAFRLPGGAEGAGPSSRRAPGYDLARLQALESAAHSLGMAVLVEVHDADELAAALTLTTPLLGINNRNLRTFETRLETTLDLLPRVPSDRIVVTESGILAPSHVARLRARGVHAFLVGEAFMRAPHPGVALEQLFFQGGMNETPGA
- a CDS encoding type II toxin-antitoxin system VapC family toxin, yielding MGGLVGGSAQTVAEDSTLVINPITSFSEVSVGFKTIEDVQAVLSPDDFEYAALPWTAAFLAAMCFLQYRKRQGARRSPLPDFFIGAHAAVEKMALLTRDAKRYRTYFPTVPLICPGSP
- a CDS encoding AbrB/MazE/SpoVT family DNA-binding domain-containing protein translates to MRITPKGQVTIPIEIRRQAGLLPDTEVEFEIRGCEVVIKKARGPKSRGERLIERMRRVKPTIDMTTDEIMAHTRGSE